One genomic region from Amia ocellicauda isolate fAmiCal2 chromosome 4, fAmiCal2.hap1, whole genome shotgun sequence encodes:
- the cox4i2 gene encoding cytochrome c oxidase subunit 4 isoform 2, mitochondrial isoform X2, whose product MFQLSARCVGSLLARRGITASGRVRAASHGHEMAKQEDMSLPMYCDRRDVPLPDIPFQRTLSSPQLSLKQREGGSWKELSMDEKIALYRIAFNQTYAEMNKPTNEWKTVVGGILIFLGLTSLIVWWQRVYVYPPKPHTLTEDWKALQAKRMIDMRINPVEGFSSKWDYEKKQWKK is encoded by the exons ATGTTCCAGCTGTCTGCACGCTGTGTGGGGAGCCTGCTGGCCAGACGGGGGATTACAGCCAGTGGCAGGGTGAGGGCAGCCAGCCACGGACATG AGATGGCCAAACAGGAGGACATGTCCCTTCCCATGTACTGTGACCGCCGGGATGTCCCGCTGCCCGACATCCCCTTTCAGCGCACCCTGAGCAGCCCGCAGCTGAGCCTGAAGCAGCGAGAGGGCGGGTCCTGGAAGGAACTGTCCATGGACGAGAAGATCGCCT TGTACCGCATAGCGTTCAATCAGACCTATGCAGAGATGAACAAGCCCACGAACGAGTGGAAGACGGTGGTGGGGGGAATCTTAATCTTCCTGGGCTTGACCAGCCTCATCGTGTGGTGGCAGCGTGTGTATG TGTACCCACCCAAGCCACACACCTTGACAGAGGATTGGAAGGCCCTTCAGGCCAAAAGGATGATTGACATGCGGATCAACCCAGTCGAGGGCTTTTCCTCCAAGTGGGACTATGAGAAGAAGCAATGGAAGAAATAA
- the cox4i2 gene encoding cytochrome c oxidase subunit 4 isoform 2, mitochondrial isoform X1, giving the protein MKTRSVQMFQLSARCVGSLLARRGITASGRVRAASHGHEMAKQEDMSLPMYCDRRDVPLPDIPFQRTLSSPQLSLKQREGGSWKELSMDEKIALYRIAFNQTYAEMNKPTNEWKTVVGGILIFLGLTSLIVWWQRVYVYPPKPHTLTEDWKALQAKRMIDMRINPVEGFSSKWDYEKKQWKK; this is encoded by the exons ATGAAGACCAGGTCTGTTCAG ATGTTCCAGCTGTCTGCACGCTGTGTGGGGAGCCTGCTGGCCAGACGGGGGATTACAGCCAGTGGCAGGGTGAGGGCAGCCAGCCACGGACATG AGATGGCCAAACAGGAGGACATGTCCCTTCCCATGTACTGTGACCGCCGGGATGTCCCGCTGCCCGACATCCCCTTTCAGCGCACCCTGAGCAGCCCGCAGCTGAGCCTGAAGCAGCGAGAGGGCGGGTCCTGGAAGGAACTGTCCATGGACGAGAAGATCGCCT TGTACCGCATAGCGTTCAATCAGACCTATGCAGAGATGAACAAGCCCACGAACGAGTGGAAGACGGTGGTGGGGGGAATCTTAATCTTCCTGGGCTTGACCAGCCTCATCGTGTGGTGGCAGCGTGTGTATG TGTACCCACCCAAGCCACACACCTTGACAGAGGATTGGAAGGCCCTTCAGGCCAAAAGGATGATTGACATGCGGATCAACCCAGTCGAGGGCTTTTCCTCCAAGTGGGACTATGAGAAGAAGCAATGGAAGAAATAA